One uncultured Fibrobacter sp. genomic region harbors:
- the ychF gene encoding redox-regulated ATPase YchF, which yields MGFKCGIVGLPNVGKSTIFNAITNAGAEAANYPFCTIEPNVGMVSVPDSRLDELVKVYNPKSIVPAVTEFVDIAGLVKGAAQGEGLGNQFLTHIRECEAIMEVIRCFDDENIVHVHGSVDPVRDVEIIETELILKDLDSVEKRLATEAKAARMGGAEAKARLAACEKLRDAFQEGKAARTVMHDSEEMELIVKDLALLTAKPLFYCANVKEDDILTGNAYVEKLKEYAAANGHEVIMISGKIEEELSAMEPDEKAEFLKELGMKESGLDAVVRKGYEILGLRTFFTAGEKECRAWTFHAGYKAPQCAGVIHTDFERGFIRAETLSYSDFLKHGSWNAAKEAGLVRTEGKDYVVQDGDIMYFLFNV from the coding sequence ATGGGTTTTAAATGCGGTATCGTAGGCCTCCCGAACGTAGGCAAGTCCACCATCTTTAACGCCATCACCAACGCCGGCGCCGAAGCGGCCAACTACCCCTTCTGCACCATCGAACCGAACGTGGGCATGGTAAGCGTGCCGGACAGCCGCCTCGATGAACTGGTCAAGGTCTACAACCCGAAATCCATCGTTCCCGCCGTTACAGAATTTGTGGACATCGCAGGCCTTGTAAAGGGCGCCGCCCAGGGCGAAGGCCTCGGCAACCAGTTCCTGACCCACATCCGTGAATGCGAAGCCATCATGGAAGTCATCCGCTGCTTCGACGACGAAAACATCGTGCACGTCCACGGTTCCGTGGATCCGGTCCGCGACGTGGAAATCATCGAAACCGAACTCATCTTGAAGGACCTCGACTCCGTCGAAAAGCGCCTCGCCACCGAAGCCAAGGCTGCCCGCATGGGTGGTGCCGAAGCCAAGGCCCGCCTCGCCGCTTGCGAAAAGCTCCGCGACGCCTTCCAGGAAGGCAAGGCAGCCCGCACCGTGATGCACGACAGCGAAGAAATGGAACTCATCGTGAAAGATTTGGCCCTGCTGACGGCAAAGCCGCTCTTCTACTGCGCAAACGTGAAGGAAGACGACATCCTCACCGGTAACGCCTACGTGGAAAAGCTGAAGGAATACGCCGCCGCAAACGGCCACGAAGTCATCATGATCAGCGGCAAGATCGAAGAAGAACTTTCTGCCATGGAACCCGACGAGAAGGCCGAATTCCTCAAGGAACTCGGTATGAAGGAATCGGGCCTCGACGCCGTGGTGCGCAAGGGCTACGAAATCCTCGGGCTCCGCACCTTCTTTACCGCCGGCGAAAAGGAATGCCGCGCCTGGACGTTCCACGCAGGCTACAAGGCCCCGCAGTGCGCAGGCGTGATTCACACCGACTTCGAACGCGGCTTCATCCGCGCCGAAACCTTGAGCTACAGCGACTTCCTGAAGCACGGCAGCTGGAACGCCGCCAAGGAAGCAGGCCTCGTCCGCACCGAAGGCAAGGACTATGTGGTACAGGATGGCGACATCATGTACTTCCTGTTCAATGTTTAG